One Siniperca chuatsi isolate FFG_IHB_CAS linkage group LG1, ASM2008510v1, whole genome shotgun sequence genomic window, TCAGTTCACAGAAGGCCCAGTGTAATCTGCTGAAGTTATGTATGCTGCAGCCCTCCTTTCTAAACATAGTTTGTTTAAACTGCGGTTGAAATACATCTTGCACTTACGACAGCAGTAAGCCCTTCGAGCTAATGAGCTCATTTGCTGCTTTGTAACACTTCTACAAGAGTCCAGAGTGGGAGCTGAAAACCCTTAGCAGGGCCTAATACAATGTAATGTTGGCATAAATTAGTGCACTTGCAAAGCATTTTTTAGACTGACAAGCCCTGCCTCTTGCCGTGTCACTGGAGTGTGAGTTCAGGCGCTGTGTTTTGTACATAGACTTTCCTCTGCTTTGCCATGATTGTTTTACCTGTCTTTTCTTGTGAGGTATGAATTGCATGCACAGAGCTGTCCCCCATGAGAGGGCCACACCAGatagacagactgacagaccagacaggcagggagacagtcTGACAGGCAGGcgggctgccacacacacacacaaagacacacacacagggaattCAGACAATAATACAACAGTGATGCCTGTCTAGCTAATTGTGTTCCTCCTTGAGTTTGATGTACAACAAcattaagaaaaacagcattatatAAAAGTTAAATTAGGTTTGGAGGTGGTGCATACTTATGGAGAGAGTGGATGTGTCCTTCAGGTTGACATAAATTGACATCAGTTTGTATAACAGTATAGGTGCACGTGTTAttgaaaaacacatgcacaaaattcTGAAATTCTTGAAGAGTTCACTATAATAAATACTGTGCAggttatttcagcatttttgctaATCAAGTTTTTGattatgtgtacatatatgtggATACAGCACCTACAAGTTTTGTTAACTGGACTTGCATTTCATCTAATTAGAAAAGTACAGTTGAGTTTTTCATACACCTGTTTCTGTCAAGCACCTGAATTTGGTTTTGAAAGAGCTAAGATTAACATGTTTTCTCTGAAATGTGCTGCAGTAGCTCAGcacaaatgtttctttattatCTGCGATTGCTTTCATGGTGGCAGTGTATTCTTGTGGCCGGCTCAAAAGCCCAATATAACTATGTAAATATTACTTTTCTGTTGTAATTATCAAGGAGGAGAATTGAGGTGCCGAACTAACCAAAGAAAGTCTTCCAGAGAAAAATGTTAATCACttcaccttcttcttctctgtgatAGTAGGTCACCAGTTAATCAGAGTGAGAATTGATCTGATGTTTGGCCCACCACCCTCAttctcctctgtgtttgtgtgtgtgtgtgtgtgtgtgtgtgtgtgtgtgtgtgtgtgtgtgtgtgtgtgtgtaagacaggGGCCCCAGCACTTCCTGTAGATTCAGACGTgttgtgtgtctgcgtgtgtgtgttttggagggGACGGCGGCTGAAAAGGACCCCCATTGCTTGTTGTTTGAGTAGAGTTtggcatttctttctttcttcattcttcttttgtctgttttgttttgtgcgCTACCACCTCccacccccctcctctcttctccctcctctcctctccctcttctgtGTGTCTGGCTGATGagtttgtctctttgtctggaTTCAGTCAGACACTGCGTCACCTCCTgcctacagacacacagactcagAGATAACATCACAGTGGCAGAgactgagggagagaggggggggggggcagtgagGAGAGACAGATGTACAGACAGAGCCATAGCAGTGGGGGGATGGGTATCTCTCACACATCAATCATTGGCTATGTGCCCTGAAGCCAGCTTGTTGTAGCAGTTCATAGTTCAATACTCTGACCCACTCTACCAGTGTTAATGAAGGCTTTGATTTCTATGGGAAAAGTGTCCAAACTACGTTCACGTACTAACTTCTCGCCACTACCAAACAGTACAATGACAAACCTCTTCAAAGATTATACCTGTttttcacagacacacagagtgagagtgtgtgtgtgtgcgtgtgtgcgtgtgtgtgtgtgtgcgtgcgtgtgcgtgcagTACCTCAGGATTGTGGCGAGGGCTGTAATTACTTCTGTCAGTCTCAGGTAACTGAAGTCAGGATCTCTCCCATCTCTGATCTGTGTTAATGGAGGGAGAGCATACAAGGGAAGAAAATTGGATTTTAAGCTATCATTCATTTTAGCAATCTGAAGTGGGATGTTCTTATGTGTGAATGCCAGAGGAGCTTTTGATAAAACTGTCTCCAGTGAAGCAGTGTTGGCAGTTAGATACAGGTTTGCATGGTCAGATGTAATAATAAGAAAAGTGAAGGGATTTTACAGAATCCTGCAACCCACAGGGCTACGATAAAACAAAGAGTGGAATCACAAAGTGTTAAATGAGCCACATATGGGCTGTCATGGTATGAAGCTTTATCCTCCCCCTCAGAGCTGATGGTATAGATATGGAAGTAGTCACATTCAAGCAGGGAGGACAGAGGGCGAGCCAGGCTGTtcagtgtgtgggtgggtgagagagagagagagaatgacctacacacacacacacacacacacacacacacactcataaaaaagtttagtgtttatttttcacttttttgtattttaactgcaagtcaacattattattactacattattattattatcctatcTTACTTATCTCTACATATATTAATATCACAATTATTCTGTTTATGCATGttcttattttacacatgctttggcaatgttaacatctgtttcccatgccaataaagcccaattgaattgaattgaaaattgaattgagagacagagagagagagagagaagcagttAGCTAGAGGAAAGGAGTGGAGGCTGCTTCCCCCGTGGGACTGCAGCATGGCTGTCGAACAGTATCTGcgagtgtatatgtgtgtggaaAACGTGGGGGTTGGGATGCAAATGAAGTTAATGTGTGTGCACGTATGTCACTGGGCTTGCCTTGCTTGGATTAGCATTCATTATGTTTCAGTGTAGTATGGCTCATATGAAAGCAGCCTAATCGGCGAAGAAGTTCCTGTGGTCCACATCTTGAGTGGATCCCAAAAGTTTTGAGAAAAACATAGAATTGTATAAATTATTTACCTGAATTATTGGCCTGGACATGATTATGTCTTACCGTTGACAAAACAAGAACTATAGGTGAATGCACTAGTGTTCAATTCATACCTTCTTGTGGTATGCTATGACAGTAGATGCACTTTCTATGTTGCTATGGAGATAAAGCACTCATGCTGGATACAATATATGGGTAAAAAGTAGGCTGCTGTATTAAAACAGACTTAATTTATTGACATGTTTAGCTcaccatatttttaaaaaaaaaaagcatgttatATGTGAAATCAATTTCTCTACTAGAGATCCTGCCACAGTGGTGCATAGTCAtagtgctgtctgtctgtctgtagacagaatcagaaatcagaatcagaaatactttattgatccccacaCTTATGATAACTTAAGACATAACATAAGACACACTTATGTTCTGCATGTATGGTTCATGGTATACAGGAAATCGCAGTGCATTGTCATACAAAAACAGCCTTCTAAATTGTGAAACTTGATAGATAGGCTTGGTCTTCCAGTCATGTGCACCACACCCTTTatgcaaaaatgaaaacctTGATCTGCAGTTCTTGGCATTttattattgattgattgattcacTCATTCATATtgtttcatacatacatacagttaaGCTTACTGAGTTGCAACATTGCCAAAATTGGTCTAATAAACCCAGAGATGttaataagataagataacacggtatggcaaaatctctgatATCAGACACATAGAAATCATCTCATGGTATATATCGTCATATTACCCACCCCTagtgtcatatatatatatatatatatatatatatatatatatatatatatatatatatatatatatatatatatatatatatatatatatatatattttcatgtaGGTTTAGCTTACAGTACACAACTAGCCACCTGCACTCctcactttttctctccagTCAGCACAGTTCATTGTGCTCACTGGAAACACTTTTATCTTACTGACTGCTACTGTCTTTCTATCTCCAGGGCCATTCCACACTTCAGGCATCACAGGACTTCAGCACACTATTAACATGGATGGCAGGGACGAATTCACCGAAGACAGTGAATGCTGCAGCAACAACTCCCAGGAAGTCCAAGAGCAGGATAGCATCTCAGGTACAGGATGGAGGGACGGAACAGGGAAGGACTGGATGGACTCTGTAGGACATCCACAGACTGAGGGGTGTTAGTGAGAATAAGCCCTACTCTGTgttctgttgtctgtctgtattgATAGGGCTGTGTTTACCTCCATAGAAGACAGCGATAGTGACCCTGACAACCACGGTGAAGACTCGTCCTCCAACACCTCCGCTGACGACCACATGACCACCAAGAGATCACAGTGCCGCCTACAAGGAGCGGGAGTCAAAGAGGTGAGAGGGCTGGTACccacatcaaacaaaaaaatgggcTAGAGTAATAATGGCCACATTCGTCTTTCATTTTCATGATTGTGCCACTTGTCAGTTTTGTTCATATTAgtattgtttatttctttgacattatttttcctcatCTTTAATTATTTTGAGTACTGCCTGGGTGTTACACAATGGGCTACTGTACTGTGCAGTTGGTCGTGTGGCGTGAAGATACAAACAAGATTCCACAGAGATAAATTATTGACATGGATCTGCCCGTCGTTTTGAGATATACGGTACATCGCATGTGGTTTTATAACTGAAGTGGTTGTGGCCAGACTTGTGTGGGCTGTCAAAATTATAAACTTAACAGCCGGAGGTTTTTTCAACTCTCAGCCACCAGTTGTGCATGAAGCAGCTGTTGATGTTAATATTAATTTGGATATAGTTGTCCACTCTGTGTTTAGTGTTTGCTATAAGAGCGTATGCCACTGTAGTATTTGCTGCAGGTTTAAGTTACTGTAGTGTTCCATTTAACTGGGGGAAAATAGCAGATCATTTGATTGAACTTTGGTGGGGGTCAACAGGAACAGGAAGTACTGATATCTGTTATATCTGACATTTACACAGTGCTTCCTTCTTATCAGATCATCTGTTAAAACTCTAAAACACAAACTGGGGTTCAACTAGTTGCACTGCAGTGTGCAGACATATGTATAACATTCATATGGTCACCTTTTATGTTATACCTTCATGTGtgaaattgtaaaaacaaattgcTGAAATATTTGCTActtaaaatctttatttgttAAATGAATGTTATTGTTAGGCatccattttgaaaatgtttactaTTTTGGGATTTCTTATGTCAAATGAGTAAAATTGGCAGATAAAAGAGGTATTTTCGTTTTTTTTGGAATGTCGTATAATCATTGAATGCTTCTGTGGGGTTGACAACTTGGACTTTTGTAAACCAGAATATACCCCTATGCaatgaagaaaaacaggaaCAAGAAAAATGGCATGCACTTCAATTTAATGGACTCGTAATGGACTTGAACAGAGCACCTCTGGTAGCAGCCAATATGTTTTGTGCCTGGACcttctgtttgaaaatgttctgtATTTCAGCTTGTGTGTGAGTCACATCTGTGACAGCACACAGCATCATGTCACTGTTAGTGAGTCACTGGGGCTTGAGAGATTTTTGCTTATTCACACACTCAACACATCACCATATACCACTTGCAGAAATGCTTCAGTCGGAAACATGTGAAGGGAGTAGCGACTCCGCAAAGGCCcagtgagaaataaaaaaataagttacAGTGTCTAGCATTATTCTTTAAGCATGCACGATGTGATGCTTATAATCAGTTCTTCCTTGCTTCAGCTTGGTACTTAGGTTACACTTGTCAGGATACTAATGGTGAATCTTCTACAAATAAGGACAAATTGATTGTGTATAATAACTctagaaataaaattaatatcAAAATGGATATGATATCCAAGTATGTTGGTGTGAGGTGTACATGTACTTTGCAATATAGCACTGGTTCTGCtcctgaaatgtgttttaatgatgCTTGGTTTTCCTCAGGAAAGCGAGGAAGGGGCAGACCACGGCATCAACTTTGTTTGTCCTCTCTGCATGCTGGATTTCAGCAGCCCTGAGAAACTCATCTCCCATGTCTACCAGGTGAGAACAACGCTGTCTCGCCTGTTCTAATCTAGTAGAGAaccatgaaaacaaagcagctttAGATTCTTTATTGCAGTCTGTTTCTAATAAGCTAGGTCGTCACCTTTAAAGCCTCTAAGTAGCTTTCACCATCAGCACTTCAGTGAAACGCAGGTTGAGGGAGAAGGTGTTGACTTGTATCAGCCAATCTGGTACTTACTTTGTCATGTAACTGCACAGGAGTCATAcattttgcagtatttttttaactaaaacaaCTGAAGTTGTTTTAAGAGTTAATACAAACTTAAGTCGGTTACAATTCAATACAACTGTCAAAAAAGaagattattatatatttactgAAGGTAAATGATTACTAATGCTGTCTTAAAATGCTGCAGTTGCAGGTTCAGCTCTTCTTCCAGGGTTTTTATCCTTTATTTTACAGTAGTCCACACCTTCCACTCTCATTATATGTGTCTTCACCAATTGCTGTGAAGTCTCCCTTCACAGTCAGTAGCTGATTTATACCTTACTTCAGCATTTGCAGAAGTCACATAATCCacactgttttttttagttgttttttcgCAAAAGTCAGGCAGTTTGTGGTTCTTGCACTTAAAGATGAATGTGCATTCTGTCACTGTAATGTTGAGCATTTACAACAGTGTCTGCCTTGTTAACCCGTGTGGAACATATGGACAGTGACACAAGCCATAACAGTGTCAACTGTCACTGTTAACAGTGGTAATTAATTGGTGTTGGGGTaattatttctttgttcttggtATGGAGTATTCTGAGGACCACATTTGAATGCTGCTCaaattatttgtaatatttgaAACGTCCCATCATCCATAGGTTTTTTCACCTACAGACTTTATTTTCAAAACTGGGTCAACTTAATTTTGTTATTCCACTTATGTTGTttaacatttcacattcacacattgtGTTGTAAGGCATTAATATCCATTTAgaacagtaaataataaaaaatattgcgTATGCGACCTGCtttttaccaaaatgttttcttcatttttgatAAAATACTAACTTTACATGCTTGTAGCATGTACAGTACTGTGCATTACACCCACACCataaattatgattattattgtttagcAGTCAttacatttgatacatttttaatactaataataaatatatttttcaatattagattttttttaaataattgatcTTCTACAGTTTAAAATATGTTGTATATGTTCCTTAATATTTCACAGCCATATTTCCATTGTAATGTTCTTGATAAGGTGTACAAGCAGAAAAGTGTTTGACTTGTGCAATTCCCAGTTATTGATGCAACCATAATTTTATTGTTCCTGTTCTAAATTTTGAGaacaaactaaaacaacaaGTAGACAGTTTTCATCTTTTAATGTTGGTGGTGTGCTTtaaacgtgttttttttttcttcccagtTTCTTGTTCTTATCTTGTTTTGCCATCTTTAACAGCACACGACTATGATGAGCAACACCAAGAGCTATGTGTGCCCAGTGTGTGGGCGAGCCCTGAGTTCGCCTGGCTCGCTTGGACGGCATCTTCTCATCCACTCTGAGGACCGCCTCTCCAACTGCGCTGTCTGTGGCGCACGCTTCACAGACACCAACAACTTTAACAGGTTCGGCTCATCTTTACTGTATCTCTGGTCTCAGGCCTTTAATGCACATTGCTTTCAAGTAAGAAGTATACAGACGCTTTAGATATAGATTTCTATAGTTTCTGTGTTTTACTTCAAATTAATAACATTCTTATCAATAGTTAAGCAGTTGacataatgttaaaaatgtaaagtcaGCTGCTTCCACAGTTGTCAAGgagataaaagacaaataaataataaatcataataaatagataatataaaatacagtgctTACCTcataatgtttttctgttttgttactGATCAAAttcctgctgtttttattaatgtctCAAACAGGATCTAGGGCTTCAGTAACCTACAATACATCTCTTTATCAGCATACAACAAAGTCAGCAGACATCACTGATTCAGCAGGAGaaactatttaaaataatacagtttAATTCCTCATAGaacatcaaaacattattttggcAGGAGtgcagtgaataaataaaaaaatgaagccttcaaaagacaaaaatttaGGTTGACTggagattttcttttttggacATCCAACACGGTGGTCAAATCTATCAAAAGGTGTGCACTGTACAGTCTgaaaattaagtgaaaacataTCTAGCAGCACACTCGAACACATGGAGCAGTGGTTCTCAGAGTGTGAGATTAGGCACGATGCAGAACATGAGGGATGAATAAAATTAGTACTGGAATGACAGATTTAATGGAAATAAACTTGCATGTTGCTTAGCAACTACCATTACGTTTCAAATTGAAACGGCACAGGCAAGGTCAGAACACATAGAAGGAGAAACAGTGAGAAGCCGTAATGTATCGTGGacaggagtaaaaaaaaagagaaaaaaaaacacaattcatgAGCTATTATAGATGGCAGAATCGGGTGTTCCACGAGTACGTATGTGTGTGGAAAAGGCATTTGATGTTGTTATCGGCAGCTATAATGAATTGACTTTTTAAGCATCTGGCACACATTTTTTGTTCCAATAGTGTTATCTGCAAAAAGTCACCTTCTCTTGGGTTGTTACAGTGTGCTAAACTCCTCTCACCACAGGTCACATGACACAGTGTCTTGCGCATCTCTGAAACAAATAGTTGGGGAAATGAGTAAGATGAAATGAGTCATCTTTTTTCCATTTGACTAAATTGTTTCAAATCATGTCAATCATAGCAGCTTGATAGATGAAGCCAAAATTATACTAATCATTAAAAAATGCTGTCAAAAATATGTGACCATGCAGACGAAGTTACTGTTACAAGCTGTTGGCTAGTGGCTAACAAGAATGCAAGGCAACTGAAAAGTTTTAATTGCCACCAAAATGGCTGTGTTTTACCCTTCACTGTCATTTATTATGCAAGCGGAATATTTCAGCTTCATATAATTAAGTGATGTATTTAGCATTTGATGCAGACTAGTGTGGTCAGTGTGGACAGTAAGATTTGATCAATCGTTCTGGAGATGAAAAGAACACAGTGTTACATGTCATTTAAGTAAAGAATGTACGAGAGGACTGTTTGTACCAAGATATGTGTCTTGAGAGCTAATTATGTTCAATTAAGCAATACCACTCACTTTTAAGTTTTTCTACAGTTAAATGTAGAATTGTGCCTCAACTCAAACTTCCAGACATAAATAAGGGGATGTATTATTTTGACCAGATATTTAATACTGTGTCTTTTCTTAGGGAGAAGCTTAAAGATGTCCTCGACACAACCAGGATGGATGTCACGGGTGGAAGGGACACCTGTTCCATGTCCCTCTCGAGCAGCCCCATGTCCAGCCCGGGCCCCGGCACTTGCTCCTGCCATGGACCAGGCCCCAGCCCCAGCTCGTGTCAGGGCCCTCACCCCTGTCAAGCACCTGACCTCAGCCCCAACCTATGTCAAGCCCATCGTACCTGCCAGGGACCAGGCCACATCTCGAGCCAGTGTCAAGGCCCCAGACCTTGTCACGACCCAGGCCCAGGATCTGGACCATGCTCTGGCCCAGGACCATGCACAGGCTCTGACCAAGGACCCTCCTTTCCCTCACTGCCCGACAGTCTCCTCTCCGAAGGACCATCACTCGCATCTATCCCTGATGCTCTTAACTCCTCTTCCTCAAGCCTCCCTCCTATCCCCGACATCCTGAGCCCCATGCCGGTGTATCCTGCTGGGGTGCTGCTGGTGTGCAACAGCTGCGTGGCCTATCAGCAGTTAGTGGAGGCCCAGTCGCCGATGCGAAAATGGGCTCTGCGTAGGAAGAACGAACCCTTGGAGGCCCGCTTGCAGCGCCTAGAGCGCGAGCGCACGGCAAAGAAGAACAAGCGGGCGTGTGAGAcggaagaggagagggaaatgAGGAGGCTGCGGGACCGCGAGGCCAAACGCATGCAGAGAATGCAGGAATCAGAGGAGCAGCGGGCACgcaggctgcagagagacagggaggccATGCGTTTGAAGAGGGCCAACGAGACGCCGGAGAAGAGGCAGGCCAGGCTGATCCGCGAGAGGGAGGCGAAGAGGATCAAGCGACGGCTGGAGAAAATCGACCCTGCTCTGAGGACACAGATAGAGCATGATCCTGCTGCTATGGCTGCCCTCACAGCAGACATGAGTCTCTTTCAGTTCCCCTGCCCTATGCCTGTCCCTTCCATTGATAATGGTCTGTTCATGAAGCTGCCCTAATTGGACCAGGCCACTGGGTGGGAAACCAATTGGCTTCTAACATTATCCTCTGCACTCTGCCATCAGACTGCCATGGTCACAGTGAACCATTCCTAGCTGGTTTACATCCAGCCTGTTCTGTGTCGAACTGCTTCACACAGAAACTGCTTTGTTAAATACAGCAAAAACTACTTCAATTTCTAATTTATTACAGTCTAGAAAACCTTGGGAACAGGGTTGAGAATGTTTCATGTTGTATGGAAGATGACATAAAAGCATGTTGTAAAGAGATTTATCTGTTCGTCAGTGGGCTAGCAGATTTAACACAGTTCATTCTAGTAGGAGCAGTTACACTTcctttgaggggaaaaaaaattattttgcacATGGAGCTTCAGTGACAGGAGTGGGGACTTTGTAGTCACAGCCCCCTCCTTTCTGGTCCACTCCGCCAGCCCAGTGACTCGGGTTTACCGGTAGCTACACCTCTCTCTTCAAGCTACCACCGTGGGTCCCTGGGAAGTTCATATTCAGTCAAACTTCTACCTCAGCTGGCGACATGGTCGCGCCCTCTGTCTGTGGCTTACTGCGTTCCAACTCCAAGCTTCCAAAGctctatatatactgtatactactaCAGAGGATGTGGGTTGTTTTCCAcaatttgtgtttgcatttatcACTCAGGCACTTTAATAGgacacaaacattcacagaaGCAACCAATTTACAAACACACCAGTTGCACATGTATTTCCCAGGTTTGATTATAATGTTTCTTAACAGATTAACTCTGAATGTTTTGTCCTATTGAACATGCCCAGTGTCGAGCAACATTCCCCCTCATCTCCATTCGCCTCTTTACATTCTCTTTGCcaatattttaatctgttttcttcttccgtTTCCCTACATTGTTACACTTTGCTagtgtcatttctttttttacttttttctttggttcataaaaaaatcagtctgtgctgctgttaatgtactgtacaatacATTAGTTACCTCTTATATATTTTGGGCTCATCACATTAAGGAATATTGTGCTAAAATGTTAATTAAGTGGTCACAGTGAAACAGTTCCTAATGTGTTACTTGTTGACAACCAAATTTGTCACATTACTTGAATTCTGCCCACAAGaacacatttgttttcctcATTATGAGTAAATAACAACATGAAAGTgggttattatcattattattatatagtggATCATACACAGATAATGCAATTTCTGTAGCACATGCTTGGTCAAGCTTCAGTACCTTCAATATTATGTAACCTGTACCACTTAAATTGGGCTTAATTTATATCCCCTGTCAGCAGAATTGATAAAAGATATTTATTGATTCATATGACAGAGGAACTCATTTTAAACAcgttcctgttgttttttttaatccccCATCTGTTACTGAGCACTGGGAGAGAGATTTTATTAATCTATATCCATTAACCTCATTCCAGCACATATTTATGCAATATGAtgtgaatatatttttcttgtgaaaatGTTTGGGTTAATTCTTTACCGTCAGTGGTataaaattgttttaatgttaaaaaaaattagagGCCATGTTGGATATCCCTGGTTTAATTTCCTGCCTGTAAGGTTACCTCCAGTTTTTTCTTGACTTCACAGCTCCAGATGCAAACATTTACAGTGTCAAATGAGCAGTTTCTGAAATATTCTTCAAAGAATATCAGAGACAAGGACAAGTACTGGTTCTGTTTGAGTCACTCCTAGACAAGAGTCAGTCTACTTGGCTGTTTCTTACAGCAAATTTaaccaagaaaaaaatattgggattttttttttgttccatccTCAGAGGTTTTTCTAGGAGTGCATCAAACCTCTATGCAACAGATGTGTTATTTATTCCAaggtaaattaattaatttttcacTGAAACTATGCAGAATGCGACTTTAATTTAAATGGACTTCAATGTAAAGAGTTTAGCTTCTCAGGCAATTTAACTCAGTGAGAGGGCTCAGAGCCTAGTTACAACACCCTGGTCCATAAGAATCATTTATAGATTTATCATATGACAGTTTCAGGCAAGTGTGCGACTTTTCTAGAGACACTCTGTCTTCGGAGGTATCTTTTCACTTCCTAGTTCAGCACATGAAAGCAACAGGGTCTCACTGCCATCCTATTCATGACATACTGTACCAAGGGCAGATCAGTGTTCTCAACAAAGTCTTCAGGtgtcatttatttctctcttctctcagacTATGAATACTGGGTATTCTCAGAGGTTGCTCTTTGAAATTGCTGTGATCCCCTTTGTCCTACAGTGGACTAATGCGACAGAAAACTGCGCCGTCTGTGGTCTGACATACTATTGCAAAGGAAGTACCATGAACTCTGAAGTGATGTTGGTCTTTACGAGCAGTACTTTCAGTATGGATTTAGGTAAGCACTGCATGTCGTGAAACTGCACTTGTCCTAGAATGATTTAATATGAGCTTGTGTTCTATTGTTAGTTTATGCCTGCctgttttttacagtttaatcaaaaagaaaaatgttgttaaaaatgTTGGCCTTTCTATATTAAATCTATCAGGATTTTCTCTCAATGTCCATGTTTACAAAACAAATCTTTCTGAACAAGGCCAAATGAATGAGCTTAAACTGCTAATGAGAACATTCATGCTTGCTGCATTATCAATGCATTCTGACTGGATGGCACTTTGGAGATGCCATCCTCTGTTACTGGATTAACAGATGTACAGATCGTGATGAAACTGGTAAAGAATGTGGAAATAAACATTGACTTTACTATAATGGTAGCGTCCCGTCACTTTCCTCCTTTGTTTTatagacacaaatacacatttatgtttaatgGATACAGTGTCGCACACAATTCTTTAACAGTGAGAGGTCTTCTCTTAAAATGGTAAGTGTAGGTGAAGttttaacagaaaatatttaGGAATTATGGCATTTGTGTCTGCTAGTTTGTTGGATGTCTTGCAGAGGCAGTGTGGTGTGTTAACTTCTGTGGTGGGAAGCACTTGTACTGGGGTATTTTGTTCTTTATACTTACACTACtcctaaatttaaaatgaatacagaaatattgttttttatggaagcaaataataGTCATACAAATTTAAAACGTATTAGCAAATCAATACAGAATTGTGAAATT contains:
- the LOC122880498 gene encoding zinc finger protein 821 isoform X6, whose translation is MTTKRSQCRLQGAGVKEESEEGADHGINFVCPLCMLDFSSPEKLISHVYQHTTMMSNTKSYVCPVCGRALSSPGSLGRHLLIHSEDRLSNCAVCGARFTDTNNFNREKLKDVLDTTRMDVTGGRDTCSMSLSSSPMSSPGPGTCSCHGPGPSPSSCQGPHPCQAPDLSPNLCQAHRTCQGPGHISSQCQGPRPCHDPGPGSGPCSGPGPCTGSDQGPSFPSLPDSLLSEGPSLASIPDALNSSSSSLPPIPDILSPMPVYPAGVLLVCNSCVAYQQLVEAQSPMRKWALRRKNEPLEARLQRLERERTAKKNKRACETEEEREMRRLRDREAKRMQRMQESEEQRARRLQRDREAMRLKRANETPEKRQARLIREREAKRIKRRLEKIDPALRTQIEHDPAAMAALTADMSLFQFPCPMPVPSIDNGLFMKLP
- the LOC122880498 gene encoding zinc finger protein 821 isoform X5 produces the protein MDGRDEFTEDSECCSNNSQEVQEQDSISEDSDSDPDNHGEDSSSNTSADDHMTTKRSQCRLQGAGVKEESEEGADHGINFVCPLCMLDFSSPEKLISHVYQHTTMMSNTKSYVCPVCGRALSSPGSLGRHLLIHSEDRLSNCAVCGARFTDTNNFNREKLKDVLDTTRMDVTGGRDTCSMSLSSSPMSSPGPGTCSCHGPGPSPSSCQGPHPCQAPDLSPNLCQAHRTCQGPGHISSQCQGPRPCHDPGPGSGPCSGPGPCTGSDQGPSFPSLPDSLLSEGPSLASIPDALNSSSSSLPPIPDILSPMPVYPAGVLLVCNSCVAYQQLVEAQSPMRKWALRRKNEPLEARLQRLERERTAKKNKRACETEEEREMRRLRDREAKRMQRMQESEEQRARRLQRDREAMRLKRANETPEKRQARLIREREAKRIKRRLEKIDPALRTQIEHDPAAMAALTADMSLFQFPCPMPVPSIDNGLFMKLP